Proteins from one methanogenic archaeon mixed culture ISO4-G1 genomic window:
- a CDS encoding phosphoglycerol geranylgeranyltransferase: MTVEQYMLDKIAKGTMHAALIDPDKQPAEKAGEMAKMMKEAGTDIIFVGGSSGITAENLSATSKAVKEQSGLPVILFGGTPDSLNKELDAVFFMQIVNAADPRFVTFGQVAAAPIIAKLGLESISMGYVIVEPGMTVARVSSAKVVGQDEIEKAVAYAMACKMFGFKFIYFEAGSGADRPIPPAMIKAIKTYVDLPLIIGGGIRTPEAAAAARAAGADIIVTGTFIEKGADFNTIKSVVDAAKGN; the protein is encoded by the coding sequence ATGACAGTGGAACAGTACATGCTCGACAAGATTGCAAAAGGGACCATGCACGCGGCCCTCATCGACCCTGACAAACAGCCCGCGGAGAAGGCTGGAGAGATGGCGAAGATGATGAAGGAGGCCGGTACCGACATCATTTTCGTCGGCGGGTCCAGCGGAATCACGGCCGAGAACCTCTCGGCGACCTCCAAGGCCGTCAAGGAGCAGTCAGGTCTCCCCGTCATCCTGTTCGGGGGCACCCCCGACTCCCTCAACAAGGAGCTGGATGCCGTCTTCTTTATGCAGATCGTCAACGCCGCCGACCCCAGGTTCGTCACCTTCGGACAGGTCGCGGCTGCACCCATCATCGCCAAACTGGGCCTCGAATCCATCTCCATGGGTTACGTCATCGTCGAGCCCGGAATGACGGTCGCACGTGTGAGCAGCGCCAAGGTCGTAGGCCAGGACGAGATCGAGAAGGCCGTCGCATACGCCATGGCATGCAAGATGTTCGGATTCAAGTTCATCTACTTCGAAGCAGGATCCGGAGCCGACAGGCCCATCCCCCCTGCGATGATCAAGGCGATCAAGACCTACGTGGACCTCCCGCTGATCATCGGTGGAGGAATCAGGACACCCGAGGCAGCGGCAGCTGCAAGGGCGGCCGGAGCCGACATCATCGTCACCGGAACCTTCATCGAGAAGGGAGCGGACTTCAACACCATCAAGTCCGTCGTCGATGCGGCCAAAGGGAACTGA
- a CDS encoding methyltransferase IGR01177 family, with protein MSPQFFFELSGESKDMPLAEIKGCLRAETGSCEIVSTGPGYAIASFDESYLDPVAERIAMSHSIGRYLGEYTPDDISGLADIELPEGSFAIRAKRFEGMMKDVDSQKLIRNAGALLSKKNDVDLKDPDIIVRMQMCDKVHLYIEEKVTEKDLLEKRKVAERPFFSPISLHPKYARALINMAEAKKGDTVLDPFCGTGGIVIEAAEMGMKAVASDFDEDMIIGCQENLDFYGLKMYDFDILDIGDIAERFPDMDVICTDPPYGRSTKTGGEKIDEIYRRAGEVIPRCLKKGHKAGIVLPHPLTIDGMELEAMFEQRVHGSLTRHYHIFKN; from the coding sequence GTGAGCCCCCAATTCTTCTTCGAACTGTCCGGCGAATCAAAGGACATGCCCCTGGCCGAGATCAAAGGCTGCCTGAGGGCGGAGACCGGTTCCTGCGAGATCGTATCGACCGGCCCCGGATATGCCATCGCATCCTTCGACGAGAGCTATCTCGACCCGGTTGCGGAACGCATAGCGATGTCCCACAGCATCGGGAGGTATCTCGGCGAGTACACCCCTGACGACATCTCGGGACTTGCGGACATCGAACTCCCCGAGGGGAGCTTCGCCATCCGCGCGAAGAGGTTCGAGGGCATGATGAAGGACGTGGATTCCCAGAAGCTCATCCGCAATGCGGGAGCGCTCCTGTCGAAGAAGAACGACGTGGATCTCAAAGACCCAGACATCATCGTCCGCATGCAGATGTGCGACAAGGTCCATCTCTACATCGAGGAGAAGGTCACCGAGAAGGATCTCCTTGAGAAGAGGAAGGTCGCGGAGAGGCCCTTCTTCTCTCCGATCTCGCTCCATCCCAAATACGCCAGGGCGCTCATCAACATGGCCGAGGCCAAGAAAGGCGATACCGTCCTGGATCCGTTCTGTGGCACCGGGGGCATCGTCATCGAGGCCGCCGAGATGGGGATGAAGGCCGTCGCATCGGACTTCGACGAGGACATGATCATCGGATGCCAGGAGAACCTGGATTTCTACGGACTGAAGATGTACGACTTCGACATCCTGGACATCGGTGACATAGCGGAACGCTTCCCCGATATGGATGTCATCTGCACCGATCCCCCTTACGGAAGGTCCACCAAGACCGGGGGGGAGAAGATCGACGAGATCTACCGCCGTGCCGGGGAGGTCATACCCAGATGCCTCAAGAAGGGCCACAAGGCCGGCATCGTGCTGCCCCACCCGCTGACCATCGACGGTATGGAACTGGAAGCCATGTTCGAACAGAGGGTGCACGGTTCGCTGACCAGGCACTATCACATTTTTAAGAACTGA
- a CDS encoding diaminohydroxyphosphoribosylaminopyrimidine reductase RibD has protein sequence MRPFIHVNCAMSADGKIAGDDRTQVRISSDEDKTRVKGLRKQYDSILVGVGTVLADDPHLTLKDRDYDTNPVRIVLDPHGKTPDNAQVLNDRAPTVMVTLEGCARSWDCDEIIRAGKETLDLESVMQQLADLGIENILVEGGGKTISSLFRARMVDRYTVFVGGLVIGGKDAPTPCDGDGWVAENGIKLTLEDCEMLGNGALLTFKPFYE, from the coding sequence ATGAGGCCCTTTATCCACGTTAATTGCGCCATGTCCGCCGACGGGAAGATCGCTGGCGACGACCGCACGCAGGTCAGGATCTCGTCGGACGAGGACAAGACCCGCGTGAAAGGCCTGAGGAAGCAGTACGATTCGATCCTGGTGGGTGTGGGCACCGTTCTGGCGGACGATCCGCACCTCACCCTGAAGGACAGGGATTACGATACGAATCCTGTCCGCATAGTCCTTGACCCACATGGGAAGACCCCTGATAATGCGCAGGTCCTCAACGACCGCGCACCCACGGTGATGGTCACCCTTGAAGGATGTGCCAGATCATGGGATTGCGATGAGATAATCCGCGCCGGGAAGGAGACATTAGACCTGGAGTCCGTCATGCAGCAGCTCGCCGATTTGGGCATCGAGAACATCCTCGTGGAGGGTGGTGGAAAGACGATCTCCTCGCTGTTCAGGGCGAGGATGGTCGACCGTTACACCGTGTTCGTGGGAGGCCTCGTCATAGGCGGCAAGGATGCCCCCACGCCATGCGACGGAGACGGCTGGGTCGCCGAGAACGGCATAAAGCTTACGCTCGAGGACTGCGAGATGCTCGGCAACGGGGCCTTACTCACTTTCAAGCCTTTCTACGAGTAA
- a CDS encoding DNA repair and recombination protein RadA → MATKTLEDIPGVGPAIAEKLREAGYNELMAIAVASPSELAEACEIGEKKAMDIIEGAKLCADIGGFETGEDILERRKAITKLTTGSKAFDELLNGGLETQSIVELFGEFGSCKTQVCFQLAVNATLPEEKGGFDSDVIIIDTENTFRPERIIQMANYLGVDPDETLKRIHVARAFNSQHQVLLVDKALELAQTLKVKLLIVDSLTSHFRAEYVGRGALAERQQILNRHMHDLLNFATLNNAVIAVTNQVAAKPDAFFGDPTRPIGGHIVGHTATFRIYLRKGKAGKRIARLIDSPNLPEGEAVFMVTEDGIKD, encoded by the coding sequence ATGGCCACAAAAACCCTTGAAGATATACCAGGAGTAGGACCAGCCATAGCAGAAAAACTCCGTGAAGCAGGATACAACGAATTGATGGCCATCGCAGTAGCTTCCCCTTCCGAACTCGCAGAGGCATGCGAGATAGGAGAGAAGAAGGCAATGGACATCATAGAGGGTGCCAAGCTTTGCGCGGACATTGGCGGTTTCGAGACAGGAGAGGACATCCTAGAGAGACGTAAAGCAATCACCAAGCTCACGACGGGATCGAAGGCGTTCGACGAGCTGCTCAACGGCGGACTCGAGACGCAGTCCATCGTGGAGCTGTTCGGTGAGTTCGGAAGCTGCAAGACGCAGGTCTGCTTCCAGCTCGCGGTGAACGCGACCCTTCCGGAAGAGAAGGGCGGATTCGACTCGGATGTCATCATCATCGACACAGAGAACACGTTCAGGCCCGAGAGGATCATCCAGATGGCCAACTATCTGGGAGTGGATCCCGACGAGACCCTCAAGAGGATCCACGTCGCCAGGGCATTCAACTCGCAGCACCAGGTGCTCCTTGTGGACAAGGCGCTGGAGCTGGCGCAGACGCTGAAGGTCAAGCTGCTCATCGTCGACTCCCTGACATCGCATTTCAGGGCGGAGTACGTGGGCAGAGGCGCGCTGGCGGAGAGGCAGCAGATCCTCAACCGCCACATGCACGACCTGCTGAACTTCGCGACGCTCAACAACGCGGTCATCGCCGTCACCAACCAGGTCGCGGCGAAGCCGGATGCGTTCTTCGGAGACCCCACCAGACCCATCGGTGGACATATCGTGGGACACACCGCAACCTTCCGTATCTACCTCAGGAAGGGAAAGGCGGGAAAGAGGATCGCCAGGCTCATCGACTCACCCAACCTGCCGGAGGGTGAGGCGGTATTCATGGTGACCGAAGACGGTATTAAGGACTAA
- a CDS encoding LL-diaminopimelate aminotransferase produces MTSYEQAERLKKIPPYLFVRLEQLSAEKKAQGWDMITFGIGDPDLEVPPCIVEEMAKEARINSNQKYSSSAGERDLRVAVAKWYKKRYGLDIDPDTQVCITIGSKEGIFNIAQAFVNEGETIIAPSPGYPVYSGAASIFNNANCVKIPLRAEKDWLLDVDECPKNARMMYLNYPNNPTGATCDLEYLKKVYNWCQENDTILCFDNAYGEMVFDGYVAPSILQAGPDAIEFGSFSKTFNMTGFRLGYAVGHPDLVAGLKKCKGQIDSGAPIFIQKAGIKALELYGPNGEIPKEVAKNMETYAERRKVLVEGLRELGYKVNMPKGTFYVWFDCGMSSFEFTQKMVDIGVIVTPGSGFGESAEGYIRMAITEPVERIKLALERMKQNKYIE; encoded by the coding sequence ATGACAAGTTACGAGCAGGCAGAGAGGCTCAAGAAGATCCCGCCTTACCTATTCGTCAGGCTGGAGCAGCTCTCGGCGGAGAAGAAGGCACAGGGATGGGACATGATCACCTTCGGTATCGGAGACCCCGACCTTGAGGTGCCCCCGTGCATCGTCGAGGAGATGGCCAAGGAGGCCAGGATCAACTCCAACCAGAAGTACTCGTCGTCGGCAGGAGAGAGGGATCTCCGCGTCGCCGTCGCCAAATGGTACAAGAAAAGGTACGGGCTGGACATCGATCCCGACACCCAGGTGTGCATCACGATCGGTTCCAAGGAGGGCATATTCAACATCGCCCAGGCCTTCGTCAACGAAGGGGAGACGATCATCGCACCCTCGCCCGGATACCCCGTGTACTCCGGTGCGGCGTCCATATTCAACAACGCCAACTGCGTGAAGATCCCTCTGAGGGCCGAGAAGGACTGGCTCCTGGACGTGGACGAGTGCCCCAAGAACGCACGCATGATGTATCTAAACTATCCGAACAACCCCACGGGCGCCACCTGCGACCTGGAGTATCTCAAGAAAGTCTACAACTGGTGCCAGGAGAACGACACCATCCTGTGCTTCGACAACGCGTACGGAGAGATGGTGTTCGACGGATACGTCGCACCCTCGATCCTGCAGGCCGGACCGGACGCCATCGAGTTCGGTTCGTTCTCCAAGACGTTCAACATGACCGGGTTCAGACTCGGTTACGCCGTGGGACACCCCGACCTCGTCGCCGGACTGAAGAAGTGCAAGGGACAGATCGATTCCGGAGCACCCATCTTCATCCAGAAGGCCGGAATCAAGGCGCTGGAGCTCTACGGCCCCAACGGCGAGATTCCCAAGGAGGTCGCCAAGAACATGGAGACCTACGCGGAGAGGAGGAAGGTCCTCGTCGAGGGCCTCAGGGAGCTCGGGTACAAGGTCAACATGCCCAAGGGAACCTTCTACGTCTGGTTCGACTGCGGCATGTCCTCGTTCGAGTTCACCCAGAAGATGGTCGACATCGGTGTGATCGTCACCCCCGGTTCCGGATTCGGGGAATCCGCCGAGGGCTACATCAGGATGGCCATCACCGAGCCTGTCGAGCGCATCAAACTCGCGCTCGAGAGGATGAAGCAGAACAAATACATCGAGTGA
- a CDS encoding aldehyde dehydrogenase family protein has translation MVTVAWVGKYDHRLNPSIQTNNLYWSANISSPIMAEEPDFQTTEEGRKYEQEIMLVLTGEKKDYPNYFGGLKIASGHEFRICSPIDPSIQYGIFQEPEEGTMAEAVGAALKAFEKWGTLPIEERAKYFQALPGVLKARRMHYAASITVSSGMVREEALAEVDATIENLERILEEAKTIGRKRPTGVWAIISAHNSPFASPISFAVAAMIAGNTIVMNPSKYCPMPAHLFYNLMEKYGLPDGVLNLIVDRKEYTTEDLANDMRVSGVVATGSGDRLEDLMFLQVDDEMKFINEIKGMNPAIVYRPSDMKAAAKNIADSAFAFSGQSLFSCSKVIITHDDQAKFTSALTEYMKDIKIDDPVNDTAYSGPLINEVNAVKFKNLALELMPFTVAKAMPVSKELPENYVAPIAVSGLDFDNDLNFMDSGFPILNIVVVDSVDAIFEEMDNTECGLSAGLFSKDAKVIERFENEVDVPMRYVNCSSRTLKPAFAAKLENFVR, from the coding sequence GTGGTAACAGTTGCCTGGGTAGGAAAGTATGACCACCGCCTGAATCCATCCATTCAGACCAACAACCTTTATTGGTCGGCCAACATATCATCACCCATCATGGCAGAAGAACCCGATTTCCAGACGACCGAAGAAGGAAGGAAGTACGAGCAGGAGATCATGCTCGTCCTCACCGGAGAGAAGAAGGACTATCCCAATTATTTCGGGGGCCTCAAGATCGCCTCCGGACACGAGTTCAGGATCTGCAGTCCCATCGACCCCTCCATCCAGTACGGTATCTTCCAGGAGCCCGAGGAGGGCACGATGGCCGAGGCCGTCGGAGCGGCCCTGAAGGCTTTCGAGAAATGGGGAACACTGCCGATAGAGGAGAGGGCGAAGTACTTCCAGGCCCTGCCGGGAGTCCTCAAGGCCAGGAGGATGCATTACGCCGCATCCATAACAGTGTCTTCAGGAATGGTCCGCGAGGAGGCCCTGGCCGAGGTGGATGCCACGATCGAGAACCTCGAGAGGATACTCGAGGAGGCCAAGACCATCGGCAGGAAGAGGCCGACAGGGGTCTGGGCGATCATCTCTGCGCACAACTCCCCGTTCGCCTCGCCGATCTCTTTCGCCGTGGCGGCCATGATCGCGGGAAATACCATTGTCATGAATCCCTCGAAATACTGTCCCATGCCTGCCCATCTGTTCTACAACCTGATGGAGAAGTACGGGCTTCCCGACGGGGTGTTGAACCTCATAGTCGACAGGAAGGAGTACACCACCGAGGACCTCGCCAACGACATGCGCGTGTCCGGCGTGGTCGCGACCGGATCCGGCGACAGGCTCGAGGACCTCATGTTCCTGCAGGTCGACGACGAGATGAAGTTCATCAACGAGATCAAGGGGATGAACCCCGCGATCGTCTACAGACCGTCGGACATGAAGGCGGCCGCCAAGAACATCGCCGATTCCGCATTCGCGTTCAGCGGACAGAGCCTGTTCTCGTGCTCCAAGGTCATCATCACACACGACGATCAGGCCAAGTTCACCTCCGCACTCACCGAGTACATGAAGGACATCAAGATCGACGACCCGGTCAACGATACCGCCTATTCGGGACCTCTCATAAACGAGGTCAATGCGGTGAAATTCAAGAATCTGGCACTTGAGCTCATGCCCTTCACGGTGGCCAAGGCGATGCCCGTTTCCAAGGAGCTTCCCGAGAACTATGTGGCACCCATCGCGGTGTCCGGTCTGGATTTCGACAACGACCTGAACTTCATGGATTCCGGGTTCCCGATCCTGAACATCGTCGTGGTCGATTCCGTGGATGCGATCTTCGAGGAGATGGACAATACCGAGTGCGGACTCAGCGCGGGACTGTTCTCCAAGGATGCGAAGGTCATCGAGCGCTTCGAGAACGAGGTGGACGTCCCGATGAGGTACGTCAACTGCAGCAGCCGCACCCTGAAGCCCGCATTCGCCGCGAAGCTCGAGAACTTCGTAAGATGA
- a CDS encoding ArsR family transcriptional regulator, with protein sequence MAEDSSKNFELYITPSGTVQVSSEVKLRILHELEENDLSLTEIAKKVSKAQSTISVHLDSMVQDRLITVHDDLQDSRKKYYTLTAIPFGKSVNSSDESRDLAFSILAKVAQDPEKMIKSLPRFIFLGFDGMGLNVDPMASILGFIHGAALSGSLSGKTLEDTIDNVRNYFKDMGMGEVSVYSTKPLTIIIKDSLPLTEGSAKCLIQYASGFFSRILEDFSGKPYNMVSSEVFGTDFNYIRFVMEPKEHKVPLLVERLESE encoded by the coding sequence ATGGCAGAGGATTCTTCGAAGAACTTCGAACTATACATCACACCATCGGGCACCGTCCAGGTGTCCAGCGAGGTGAAGCTGAGGATCCTCCATGAACTGGAGGAGAATGACCTATCGCTCACCGAGATCGCCAAGAAGGTGTCGAAGGCGCAGTCCACAATATCGGTCCATCTCGATTCGATGGTCCAGGACAGGCTCATCACGGTCCATGACGACCTCCAGGACAGCCGTAAGAAGTACTACACGCTCACGGCCATTCCTTTCGGTAAATCAGTCAACTCATCGGACGAGTCCAGGGACCTGGCTTTCAGCATCCTCGCGAAGGTCGCTCAGGATCCTGAGAAGATGATCAAGAGCCTCCCGAGGTTCATATTCCTCGGATTCGACGGAATGGGACTGAACGTGGATCCCATGGCCAGCATCCTCGGGTTCATCCACGGCGCCGCATTGTCCGGCTCCCTTTCTGGGAAGACCCTGGAGGACACCATCGACAACGTCCGCAACTACTTCAAGGACATGGGGATGGGAGAGGTCAGCGTGTATTCCACCAAGCCTCTGACGATAATCATCAAGGACAGCCTCCCGCTTACCGAGGGTTCGGCGAAGTGCCTGATCCAGTACGCATCAGGATTCTTCTCCAGGATCCTCGAGGACTTCTCGGGCAAGCCGTACAACATGGTCAGCAGTGAGGTCTTCGGAACGGACTTCAACTACATCCGTTTCGTGATGGAGCCGAAGGAACACAAGGTGCCCTTACTCGTAGAAAGGCTTGAAAGTGAGTAA
- a CDS encoding ABC transporter ATP-binding protein, whose translation MASEDVLRKTLKNVDGKPFQKYKGIQNNFVLEDYEIIFDDVQNDWAGHTSMRVRVPLKKAGFPDDTHDTKDREIALRDLIARRFRESARTHARSPIPKTSGGEVFIPRPGQEMIERWSIVFSPYFVEARFTVDLPADGNKVSAMAMDLLLERIRTIVSESMYYSSYKPSKVYNHIQTYENAEFIRRNLSEKGLIAFIAEGSVLPRRDDDLAPMVDAVPFRCDDALKVKFDVPYGEPIVGMGIPKGFTVIAGAGRSGKSTLLDAVFAGVYNHISGDGREYVISSRDAAYIMAEPDRPADSVDISMFAIELLELNETSNAKTEFVSSPVSELLSISEAVEMGSDLLLFDEEYSNPGIIRRGFLSEDERITPVSELAHSMGEQGISVIVVSGDESVIRRADNVIVVKDFGATKRDVERSGSHSEYRRPSERMPVSKSMVFEKGRKEVSVTPQSIRTIEIGEFKVNVPVSALFDMCQTSTVADVITVMKDLMDGSRSMSAACNEAIELIKAADNADNSTTGMHHGTVRAMDVAAVLNRHPQMLAIRKS comes from the coding sequence ATGGCCTCCGAGGACGTTCTCCGCAAGACCCTGAAGAACGTTGACGGGAAGCCGTTCCAGAAGTACAAGGGCATCCAGAACAACTTCGTCCTGGAGGATTACGAGATCATATTCGACGACGTCCAGAACGACTGGGCCGGTCATACGTCTATGCGTGTCAGGGTGCCGCTGAAGAAGGCCGGGTTCCCGGACGACACGCACGACACCAAGGACAGGGAGATCGCTCTCAGGGACCTCATAGCCAGACGCTTCAGGGAGTCCGCACGCACCCATGCCCGTTCGCCTATCCCGAAGACCTCGGGAGGGGAGGTGTTCATCCCTCGTCCCGGACAGGAGATGATCGAGAGGTGGAGCATCGTGTTCTCCCCGTATTTCGTCGAGGCGCGTTTCACCGTCGACCTCCCCGCGGACGGGAACAAGGTCAGCGCCATGGCGATGGACCTCCTTCTGGAGAGGATCAGGACCATCGTGTCCGAATCGATGTACTACTCGTCATACAAGCCTTCCAAGGTCTACAACCACATACAGACCTACGAGAACGCCGAGTTCATCAGGAGGAACCTGTCGGAGAAGGGATTGATCGCGTTTATCGCAGAGGGCTCGGTGCTCCCCAGGCGCGACGACGACCTCGCACCCATGGTGGATGCGGTCCCGTTCAGGTGCGACGACGCACTGAAGGTCAAGTTCGATGTCCCCTATGGGGAACCGATAGTCGGAATGGGGATCCCGAAAGGATTCACTGTCATCGCCGGAGCCGGAAGGTCTGGCAAGTCCACGCTTCTCGACGCCGTGTTCGCAGGCGTCTATAACCACATCTCGGGAGACGGGAGGGAGTACGTCATCTCATCGAGGGATGCCGCCTACATCATGGCCGAACCGGATCGTCCAGCAGATTCGGTGGACATTTCGATGTTTGCAATAGAATTGTTAGAGTTGAATGAAACTTCCAATGCGAAGACGGAGTTCGTCTCGTCCCCTGTCTCGGAGCTCCTTTCGATATCTGAAGCGGTCGAGATGGGTTCCGACCTGCTCCTGTTCGACGAGGAGTACTCCAACCCCGGAATCATCAGGAGGGGATTCCTTTCCGAGGACGAGAGGATTACGCCGGTCTCCGAGCTGGCCCACTCCATGGGCGAGCAGGGGATATCCGTCATAGTGGTATCCGGTGACGAATCGGTCATCAGGCGCGCGGACAACGTGATCGTCGTGAAGGACTTCGGTGCGACCAAGCGCGATGTCGAGAGGTCCGGTTCGCATTCAGAGTACAGGAGGCCCTCCGAGAGGATGCCGGTCTCCAAGAGCATGGTGTTCGAGAAGGGCCGCAAGGAGGTCAGCGTGACCCCGCAGTCCATCAGGACCATCGAAATCGGGGAGTTCAAGGTCAACGTCCCGGTGTCCGCACTGTTCGATATGTGCCAGACGAGCACGGTTGCCGATGTCATCACCGTTATGAAGGATCTCATGGACGGCTCGAGGAGCATGTCCGCCGCATGCAACGAGGCGATAGAATTGATAAAGGCGGCCGACAACGCGGACAACAGCACGACCGGTATGCATCACGGGACCGTCAGGGCAATGGATGTCGCAGCCGTTCTGAACAGGCACCCTCAGATGCTCGCAATAAGGAAGAGCTGA
- a CDS encoding RNA 3'-phosphate cyclase RtcA, producing MEILEIDGSRGEGGGQMVRTSVAMATVTGITTRLTRIRENRPTNGLSKQHCAAVEAVAQMAGSTVEGNTIGSRELLFTPGNEQRYDIEMNIGTAGSLSLVLQAMMLAGRNHRKRLTVDISGGTNVMWAPPIDSYQTLLFPLMRRMGIEANVKIIDRGFYPQGGGRVITTLDPIGTIKPLDIEELGELKCIKGICFSQRLPDWINNDMINSCRKTLEPYAEVEFDIQKTDGDSRGAGIVLTAEYENGMLGSNALTSRGHTADKAGEDAAMDLIREMTSGATMDVHTADQVLPYMAMAQGKSGFSVSRISKHLLSQMDTLESFLDVKFGVERKDNVYRFTVTPGENNEALYPR from the coding sequence ATGGAAATCCTGGAGATCGACGGTTCGAGGGGCGAGGGCGGAGGACAGATGGTCCGCACCTCTGTAGCCATGGCTACCGTCACCGGGATCACCACCCGTCTCACCCGTATCAGGGAGAACAGGCCCACCAACGGGCTGTCCAAGCAGCACTGCGCTGCGGTCGAGGCCGTCGCCCAGATGGCCGGATCCACCGTGGAGGGTAACACCATCGGTTCCAGGGAGCTCCTTTTCACACCCGGGAACGAGCAGAGATACGACATCGAGATGAACATCGGTACGGCAGGGAGCCTAAGCCTCGTGCTGCAGGCCATGATGCTGGCCGGAAGGAACCACAGGAAGAGGCTCACCGTCGACATCAGCGGCGGCACCAACGTCATGTGGGCTCCCCCTATAGATTCCTACCAGACGCTCCTGTTCCCGCTCATGAGGAGGATGGGGATCGAGGCGAACGTCAAGATCATCGACCGCGGGTTCTACCCCCAGGGCGGAGGCCGCGTCATCACCACGCTGGACCCCATCGGGACCATCAAACCCCTGGACATCGAGGAGCTCGGAGAGCTCAAGTGCATCAAGGGGATTTGCTTCAGCCAGCGCCTGCCGGACTGGATCAACAACGACATGATCAACAGCTGCAGGAAGACCCTGGAACCATACGCCGAGGTCGAGTTCGACATCCAGAAAACCGACGGGGACTCCCGCGGGGCTGGTATCGTCCTCACGGCGGAATACGAAAACGGTATGCTGGGATCCAACGCCCTGACATCCAGGGGGCACACCGCGGACAAGGCCGGAGAGGACGCCGCGATGGACCTCATCAGGGAGATGACCAGCGGCGCGACCATGGACGTGCATACCGCCGACCAGGTCCTGCCCTACATGGCCATGGCGCAGGGCAAGAGCGGGTTCTCCGTATCGAGGATCAGCAAGCACCTGCTCAGCCAGATGGACACGCTGGAGTCGTTCCTGGACGTCAAGTTCGGCGTCGAGAGGAAGGACAACGTCTACAGGTTCACTGTCACCCCCGGTGAGAACAATGAGGCCCTTTATCCACGTTAA
- a CDS encoding diaminopimelate epimerase DapF: MHFWKYQGIGNDFVVLDGSKGDLEIDTEWCRCACDRHFGIGADGVLYIMPGEGTDITMRVINADGSEAEMCGNGIRCVAVHAFNYGIVKKTTFTINTMAGIKEATVTLDGDKAVAATIDMGAPILDGRSIPIDWDGQYIDEDFAIVRYFFKANAVSMGNPHFITFQEMDDATIDRLGPMLECHRLFPKRTNVEFCKVIDGKIYIRVFERGAGWTLACGTGACASTVAAAINKLVPFDEPVDVHLPGGWLKITVNKDLAFVRMEGPADLVFEGDLPEEYSE, from the coding sequence GTGCATTTCTGGAAATATCAAGGAATTGGAAACGACTTCGTCGTTCTCGACGGATCGAAAGGAGACCTGGAGATCGACACCGAATGGTGCAGGTGCGCCTGCGACCGCCACTTCGGGATCGGAGCGGACGGCGTGCTGTACATAATGCCCGGCGAAGGGACCGATATCACCATGAGGGTCATCAACGCCGACGGATCGGAGGCGGAGATGTGCGGCAACGGCATCAGGTGCGTCGCGGTCCACGCGTTCAACTACGGCATCGTCAAGAAGACGACATTCACGATCAACACCATGGCCGGGATCAAGGAGGCCACCGTCACACTGGACGGCGACAAGGCGGTAGCGGCGACCATCGACATGGGTGCCCCCATCCTCGACGGGAGGTCCATCCCCATAGACTGGGACGGACAGTACATCGACGAGGACTTCGCCATCGTCAGGTACTTCTTCAAGGCCAACGCGGTGTCCATGGGCAACCCGCACTTCATCACTTTCCAGGAAATGGACGACGCCACCATAGACAGGCTCGGACCCATGCTGGAATGCCACAGGCTGTTCCCCAAGAGGACCAACGTGGAGTTCTGCAAGGTGATCGACGGCAAGATCTACATCAGGGTCTTCGAGAGAGGCGCGGGATGGACCCTCGCCTGCGGTACGGGCGCATGTGCCAGTACCGTCGCGGCCGCCATCAACAAACTGGTTCCGTTCGACGAGCCCGTCGACGTGCATCTGCCCGGCGGATGGCTCAAGATTACCGTGAACAAGGACCTCGCCTTCGTCCGCATGGAGGGTCCGGCGGACCTGGTGTTCGAGGGAGACCTTCCAGAGGAATATTCGGAGTGA